A single window of Zea mays cultivar B73 chromosome 10, Zm-B73-REFERENCE-NAM-5.0, whole genome shotgun sequence DNA harbors:
- the LOC100284652 gene encoding Acyl carrier protein 1, chloroplastic: protein MAHSLAASFSPAAARRQVTNVIPSWTSVSFQSHRMTSVSIRSRQRSLGFKICCSAKKETVDKVCSIVKEQLALPDGTAITAESKFAELGADSLDTVEIVMGLEEAFNITVDETSAQDIATVQDAADLIEKLMLEAPPKVV from the exons ATGGCGCACTCTCTCGCCGCCTCCTTCTCGCCGGCCGCCGCCCGGCGCCAG GTCACAAATGTGATTCCAAGCTGGACCTCGGTTTCCTTCCAGAGCCACAGGATGACTTCTGTATCCATCCGCTCAAGacaaaggtctcttgggtttaagATTTGCTGTTCG GCTAAGAaagagacagtggacaaggtttgcaGTATAGTGAAGGAGCAGCTGGCTCTTCCCGATGGGACCGCCATCACTGCCGAATCAAAATTCGCTGAACTTGGCGCTGATTCGCTGGATACG GTCGAGATTGTGATGGGCCTCGAGGAGGCGTTCAACATAACAGTCGACGAAACAAGCGCACAGGACATCGCAACAGTGCAGGACGCTGCGGACCTTATCGAGAAGCTCATGCTGGAGGCACCTCCAAAGGTCGTCTAG